Proteins encoded by one window of Candidatus Zixiibacteriota bacterium:
- a CDS encoding peptidylprolyl isomerase, translated as MQKLQSYLVIALLMAALALFLPGCGKKANPVLAKVGGDEITSQDLNDIFDRSGSRFLSFEDEYNSRHTILDSLVIQQLLIQAAYKKRIDASEEVNRIVLASTDKFLLDILYQREITDKIKITDQEVQDFYDKLEYKLKASHILLPSQEMGRMVMDSLKGGASFEEMAVNHSVDPSARTNRGDLGYFIWGRMDPSFQEQVFKLNPGEMSEPFQTRYGWHIVKMMDRVPNDQRQGFEQMKAGIRASLENIKTSTLMEQFRNKLKEKYPVKVEIPTCEYLMQRRASLYPPQLLETLPKNDFDVNQLDRDEKEMVLGTWDGGQITLGQYLATIMTLQRQYARLPIPNFDQYDSLASFIFQVNAQAILAQESRRSGLENDSEFKRKIKKFKELTMADVMENDSILMAGSSDEGEMRTYYDGHQDEFKIPPKIHLYEMMLSDQTAAKQYAGKVSSLEKFKSLANDLTERPGKRGSGGDLGYVEERFFPELFKAAQNTPVGDVAGPISMGGGKYSIIYVADKMADEIRDFQMVKQTIKDTLEKGRKRKAFAEWVEQQKKEVNIRIYEDELRETIDKTKYAAADSARG; from the coding sequence ATGCAAAAACTTCAATCTTATCTGGTTATTGCTCTGTTAATGGCCGCTCTGGCTTTATTCTTGCCGGGTTGCGGGAAGAAAGCCAACCCGGTTTTGGCCAAAGTCGGCGGTGATGAAATTACCAGTCAGGACCTGAACGATATCTTCGATCGCAGCGGTTCTCGATTCCTCAGCTTTGAGGATGAATATAACAGCCGCCACACTATTCTGGACAGTTTGGTTATCCAGCAGCTTCTGATTCAGGCCGCCTATAAGAAGCGTATTGATGCGTCCGAAGAGGTCAACCGGATTGTCCTAGCCAGCACCGACAAATTCCTGCTTGACATTCTTTATCAGAGGGAGATTACCGACAAGATTAAAATAACGGATCAGGAAGTCCAGGATTTTTATGATAAACTGGAGTATAAGTTAAAGGCCTCTCATATTCTTCTTCCGTCTCAGGAAATGGGCCGCATGGTTATGGATAGTCTGAAAGGCGGCGCCAGTTTTGAGGAGATGGCGGTCAATCATTCCGTCGACCCGTCGGCCCGGACCAACCGGGGAGACCTGGGGTATTTTATCTGGGGCCGGATGGATCCCTCATTCCAGGAGCAGGTTTTCAAGCTGAATCCGGGGGAGATGTCGGAGCCTTTTCAGACCCGATACGGGTGGCATATTGTGAAAATGATGGATCGCGTTCCGAATGACCAGCGGCAGGGGTTTGAGCAGATGAAAGCGGGCATCCGGGCCTCTCTGGAAAACATAAAGACCTCGACGCTGATGGAGCAATTCCGCAACAAGCTGAAAGAAAAGTACCCGGTTAAAGTCGAGATACCCACCTGCGAGTATCTTATGCAGAGGCGGGCCAGTCTTTACCCGCCACAGCTGCTTGAGACTCTCCCCAAGAATGATTTTGATGTCAATCAGCTTGATCGGGATGAAAAGGAAATGGTTCTGGGCACCTGGGATGGCGGCCAGATTACGCTGGGTCAATATTTGGCCACGATCATGACCTTGCAAAGGCAGTATGCGCGACTCCCCATCCCCAATTTTGATCAATATGACTCTTTAGCCAGTTTTATTTTTCAGGTAAATGCCCAGGCAATTCTGGCCCAGGAATCACGCCGCTCAGGGCTTGAAAACGACTCGGAATTCAAGCGCAAGATTAAGAAATTCAAGGAATTAACCATGGCCGACGTGATGGAAAATGATTCCATTCTGATGGCCGGCTCTTCGGATGAAGGGGAAATGCGCACCTATTATGATGGTCATCAGGATGAATTCAAGATTCCTCCCAAAATCCATCTTTATGAGATGATGCTCTCCGATCAGACTGCGGCCAAACAATATGCCGGCAAGGTTTCATCCCTGGAGAAGTTTAAGAGCCTAGCCAATGATCTTACGGAGCGTCCCGGCAAGCGCGGTTCCGGCGGTGATCTGGGGTATGTCGAAGAAAGATTTTTCCCCGAATTGTTCAAAGCGGCCCAAAATACGCCCGTTGGTGATGTAGCCGGGCCGATTTCAATGGGCGGGGGCAAATATTCCATTATCTATGTGGCCGACAAAATGGCTGATGAAATCCGGGATTTTCAGATGGTCAAGCAGACCATAAAGGATACTCTGGAAAAAGGACGGAAGAGGAAAGCTTTTGCTGAGTGGGTCGAGCAACAGAAGAAGGAAGTCAATATCCGGATTTATGAGGACGAGTTGCGGGAAACCATCGATAAGACCAAATATGCTGCGGCTGATAGCGCAAGAGGTTAG